The region GTCAGAGCATAAATTCAAACGCCATATAACAAGCAGGATTCAAATAGTGTCTCTTTAACACAGCCAATAAGTGCATATACTGAGGTTAAGCAAACGTGTTCTACAAATAAGTTtatgaattttgtataaaaaacaacattcttaTTGTTATAAACGATCTTTGAtgcattcttatttttataaatgatctttGCAGCCTTCCATATATCAGAGATGAGCTTTCAAAGTACATATATTTTAGAAGATGATACGAAGCTATCATTCAAGTTAAGAGAAAGAAGTTctaatagttatttataatgaagttgaagtttttttttatacaaatttttattaatttgcaaGTCAAAAAGGATTTTTCTCATAGATTCTCACCTCTTGTAGGATATAACTTTGCTAATCATATTTAGAAAacatgaaaagaaaaaattttagttgaatATTTTAGTGGATATGTAAATACTACTTTCAAAGAATACGTTattggcaaaaattatttaattgaaaaacttaattgaACTAAATTGAAACACTTGATTGAAAAACATTCTTAATTTTGTCggcaaaaaaagttgtataataaatcaatttttttttgaagagtgTGTTTGttgtactaataaaaaatataatgatttaaaaaattaaggtgATCTTTGGGGTGTATTATCTGATGCTTTTTTACAACTTAGAATAGCAGAATTAGCATGTAGAAAGTCAACCAAAAAGTTCATGTAAAAATAAGCCGCTAATTGATGGCAGAGTTACTTCAAGATGTTGAGATTTatcttacttttcaaaaaatttattttttgaaaagtaagatAAATCTCAACATCttgaattaatttatttgttattttaatttttttaacatcttgaattaatttatttgttattttaattttaccaaGATATTTAAAGTAGTGTCTCAATCTTCTCGACAATCTTTTACCACTTTATTTTTGTGTTCGCTCATTATCCTGTTCAAAGGAGCTTGTAAACTTGCATAAAATCAAGTCTATGATGAAAAGAACAAATTTGTTTAGAACAGAAATCAAGAAAGAGTCTTTAAACTCCACCAAATAAATATTCTacatttattaaagattattttgatATAACAGCAACAATAAATACATTTCTTTATATAAGATAGCATTCAAAACTGACAAATACTAACgacaaatgcatatatatatatatatatatatatatatatatatatatatatatatatatatatgtatataaaaataccataactatatatatatatatatatatatatatatatatatatatatatatatatatatatatatatatatatatatatatatatatatatatatatatatatttatataatatatatatataaataccataactatatatatatatgtatatatatatatatatatatatatatatatatatatatatatatatatatatatatatatatatatatatatatatatttgctttacATCAAGACATAAGTACATTTAAATCTTACATTTTCATTAAGACAATTAAATCTTATACCATTCCTAATTGAACAGttatggtattttattttatactaaataatgtttttataagatttatgaCTATTAAAATAGCCTCTTTTTAGGTTATTGTTCAAGATTTTATTatcaagattttttgtttttgtaattgatTTGAAAGTACATTGGTTCCTTATTGCATCATTGTCATTATacccaatattatttaaaaacggGTTACCCTTTCTTCTTCCTATAGCTCGTTGTTGCCGAGTGTAAATATGTAATGAATCTTGTCATAGTTATTCAGTTGAAACAACTGGAACCAATTTTCAAAAGGTATTTAGCTATATCAATAACTAAACTGATGACATTGATCCCTTTATAtgtttgcaaaataaatatatacgagCCTTGGTTACATTTTTAAGTGTTAAAAAGAAATACGGTTAGACACAATTGTATTAAAGattgatctttttaaatataaatatttaaatattaacttcaGAAGAATAAgctaattttttgaattgagCTTTGGGAATACGAGAATATATTATATCCTGCATAAAAAAGGTTTTGGCAATGAAAGGCTCTTAACTAGAAGATTTATTGAAGATAGCGTACCTGTCGAtccaaacaaaaaagttttatttggaTGGACAGTTTACCTGCCAGCCTTTTGCAAAcaaactataacttttttttgatttaaaacctttgatatttatcaactactatattatatagttttacatATTAACAtgtaaaattactataaaatattatatctttagttataatatataactaaagatatatctttagttataatttgtaagactttttttctcgattctttgttaaaaacatCATCGAAAGAAGAGATTTCTCTGCTAGAAAAATCTTTATACTTCTTCGATAAGTTCCGAGCCAAATATGTAACGATTAAGACAAGGTATTTGCAAAAATCAAGGATAAATCAACAATGTTcttgttaatatttttcttaatgcgcctttgtttacaaaaagtatGCACTCATTGGTAGGCTAAGTTCTAAAAAACGCTAATAATGAGATAAGCAAAAGCGCTTTTAAACTGGCTAATCTATGTATTTTATGACTATGCTTTGACCTCACGTTATTACATTAATTACGATATACTTTCCTATTCACTTTGACCTCACGATATTACCTTAATTatgatatacttttttattcacTTTGACCTCACGATATTACCTTAATTatgatatacttttttattcacTTTGACCTCACGATATTACCTTGATTATGATCAACTTTCCTATTCACTTAGCAATAGCGCTTTTAAACTGGCTAGTTTATGGGATGAAGTCAAATGGCTTTTTCGTTCTtagcctccaatcatcgcaattttttgcaaagcctcattgtttgacataagtataaacatacaaatgtttggagtttgctctatGTCTGGGAGTTAGCtctctcaaacaccaaaaaatcctggatccgtcactgcagtagtttactgcaaataaaattagattgtgtttgttaagaatttcgtatttttttacCAAGTTTTACCTTTAGTTCTTCATTTCAGCGCaggacaatgattttttaatttaatttacactctgtgtaattaaattaaataaatcaaattaaaacacAATTTAATTTACAGTCTGTgtcacataattttttaaaaaaagtaaaaaataaattccggCATTCCGGCCTAAAATATTGTAATTCAGCCGGAACTGGAATGACGTAAAAATCAAATTCCGACCGGAATTCCGGTACATTCCTAGTTTTATCATGgttttattgaagttttaatctatttttattggtttgtgttttttagtgactgtgcattaaatgtgttttttttaaatttatgtttatagaaCACGACCAACCGCTACCCCTTTCCAATACGAAGTTGGGAAGTATTTTGGTATGGATCTATAGCTGTATTGGGAGCAGTCGGCAATGGTGTGGTAATGATGGTTATGATTTTgaacaaaaacatcaaaatgacgtcatttaattttactattttttcattAGCCTTCACAGATTTTTTGGCCTCTTTTATTGGTTTACCAAACTACATTCTATCAACGAGTATATTTAATCACCCCAATGGGCTGAAAGGAGATTGGCTCTGTAAACTGTTTACCGGATATTTctggccttttttttttttagatgtatcTGTTTTCATTCTTGTTTATATTGCAATTGAGAGAAGGAAAGCAATTTTAGATCCCCTTGGATGCCAACAAAATAGAATAAacaattatagtttttttataattttgctgatcgtaatatttgcttttatattaGGGATACCGACAGTTTACGGTATGGTTTACAACATCGAAAAAAATATCGTCGGAAACTGTTGCACATACAAATAT is a window of Hydra vulgaris chromosome 15, alternate assembly HydraT2T_AEP DNA encoding:
- the LOC101238498 gene encoding mu-type opioid receptor isoform X3; the protein is MDSNTTNRYPFPIRSWEVFWYGSIAVLGAVGNGVVMMVMILNKNIKMTSFNFTIFSLAFTDFLASFIGLPNYILSTSIFNHPNGLKGDWLCKLFTGYFWPFFFLDVSVFILVYIAIERRKAILDPLGCQQNRINNYSFFIILLIVIFAFILGIPTVYGMVYNIEKNIVGNCCTYKYSYLQSICIYFAVFILDTLIPAVAMVVCYRQISSSLGKSNVLLKASIQSNNQRKNLNKTTLVFGSKFKTVQTMKIVILAFFACIVPNHLLYLLSLVSVRGLEWNSVVSQIGVLIRFSNTCVNPFIYSIKSKQFKKNFWFVYDTRIKRRSNYEILNRTL
- the LOC101238498 gene encoding mu-type opioid receptor isoform X4, with translation MNTTNRYPFPIRSWEVFWYGSIAVLGAVGNGVVMMVMILNKNIKMTSFNFTIFSLAFTDFLASFIGLPNYILSTSIFNHPNGLKGDWLCKLFTGYFWPFFFLDVSVFILVYIAIERRKAILDPLGCQQNRINNYSFFIILLIVIFAFILGIPTVYGMVYNIEKNIVGNCCTYKYSYLQSICIYFAVFILDTLIPAVAMVVCYRQISSSLGKSNVLLKASIQSNNQRKNLNKTTLVFGSKFKTVQTMKIVILAFFACIVPNHLLYLLSLVSVRGLEWNSVVSQIGVLIRFSNTCVNPFIYSIKSKQFKKNFWFVYDTRIKRRSNYEILNRTL
- the LOC101238498 gene encoding mu-type opioid receptor isoform X2, with product MMTENTTNRYPFPIRSWEVFWYGSIAVLGAVGNGVVMMVMILNKNIKMTSFNFTIFSLAFTDFLASFIGLPNYILSTSIFNHPNGLKGDWLCKLFTGYFWPFFFLDVSVFILVYIAIERRKAILDPLGCQQNRINNYSFFIILLIVIFAFILGIPTVYGMVYNIEKNIVGNCCTYKYSYLQSICIYFAVFILDTLIPAVAMVVCYRQISSSLGKSNVLLKASIQSNNQRKNLNKTTLVFGSKFKTVQTMKIVILAFFACIVPNHLLYLLSLVSVRGLEWNSVVSQIGVLIRFSNTCVNPFIYSIKSKQFKKNFWFVYDTRIKRRSNYEILNRTL